The genome window CCGCGCAAACGAGCGCCCGCCCGACACGATCGCCGTCAAAATATCCGAATGTGCATGCGCGTAACCGTTGTGGTTGCGCGGGCCGCTGCTTCATTCGGCTTTCAGCGTTCGGTGTTGGCGTGTCGTCCTAGCTTGTTCGtaggctctctctttctctctctctcgcacacGGAAAAGCAAGCGTACTCGATTACGGTGAAACATGTCCGGACGCGGCAAAGGCGGTGAGTAgaggaaaaatgaaaaaaaaaagaaaaaaaaagaaatttctctcGTTGCACGCCGCCGGCAAACGGCACGCTGTTCGGTCTGATTCTTTACAGGCAAGACCAAGGGGAAGGCGAAGACCCGCAGCAGCAGGGCAGGGCTGCAGTTTCCCGTAGGAAGGATCCATCGTCTTCTTAGAAAAGGCAACTATGCGGAACGTGTCGGCGCCGGTGCACCGGTCTATCTCGCTGCCGTGATGGAGTATCTAGCCGCCGAAGTACTCGAGTTGGCTGGAAATGCCGCGAGGGACAACAAAAAGACTAGGCAAGCCCTTCCTTCATTTCgtcgttctctctttctctctcctccccctcccttccccctctctctctcgttatcTCTTGCGCGTTAGCTTTCTTTGTCTCTCCGTTTCCTTctatccttttctctctcgagcTTCATGCGACTTCCTGTTTCTATCTCGTGTTCGCGTTTTTCTCGATATCTTTATCTTCTTTTACATCTTTGTGTACGGTCACACCGTTAACCGATttgtgaaaattgtttttcgaTCATTACGGCATTATCCTTCGAAATACACGCaacgaaatatataacttGTGTAATGCTACATTTTGTTGATTTACTTCAAGGaaatttcaattacattttattattttgatatttactactaaatctttgtttttgatcgaaagtttttataaatggTGTAtgtatttgacatttttctcatataaattGATTGTGTAAACAGTATAGTTGTATACACATAAACGAAAAGAAGAATTCTTATGTAAAAACACatgatttctaaattattattagttaataaGAGAGTATTTCTTTAACTTATGATCTTTTGTAATACTTTGCACTACTGTCATGTAAAgtgttttttctatttcaatctttattattatttatgtacttatttgtcattatttattctatttaatttatgcaatatttattctcCACAGGATAATCCCACGTCACTTGCAATTGGCTATTCGCAATGACGAAGAactgaataaattattgtccGGAGTGACTATTGCTCAAGGTGGAGTTCTGCCTAATATTCAAGCAGTCTTGCTGCCGAAGAAAACTGGTACCGGTGGTTCTGGAAAAGGCGACAAAGCATCACAggaatattagattattatacatttataactcTTTATCGTACTTTAGAAATATGTCTCTGTTTCTTgaaacaagagaaaaaaaataatatccctATGATATTAGCAGCAGATTTTACATCTGAGTctatgacttttttttctcgcatgCTTAATTGACAATCTGcaagcaaataatattatatggaGGTCCTGGAGtagatattttactattttcatTCATGTTTTTACATCGCGCCAAGTTTTGTCTTGGACACTGTTGGAAGTATAATTGCTgtctcaataaaaaatttgattgaaaatgtagaatagCAAATTTTCAGTTATGTTAATTCAAAACTATGCTGTAACTGTTAACGAACATTTTCTGACTTATTTTAGTACAATGTTTTGTTTAAGTGACtgtgttacatatattttctctcgtcataattttttttcctatttttcattttttttttttttttttttttttttttttatattcctacGCTCCctgttcatttttattttctcatatttagAACCAGACTTTCTATTGTATTATCAACATTTGAACATGTATAACAAAagcatttgaaaatttttgttgaatgtAAGACGATAtttaatgtgaaaataaataaaactgcgTTTCCACTTGAAGTTTTGGATCACAATTATGTCAgacttgaatatataaaaataaaatttgattaagagaaatataaagatttaatattttgcattatattgtaataaattttattaaactttttttgtatttatatatataatagaatcaattttgcgataatatctgtttattattattcattattatctttcatttATGAAAAGTTCAACTTGTCGAAGCTGGCTCCAAATTTGAAATTGGCGCTAGCGACTCCGTCGCCATgctacaaataattttcagtttGGTCGGCATATAAGTAGCGCGTCGATTCGACGTGACATTTAATTTTCGGACGGCAGAATCGAGTGGAGTACATAGAGGAGCTTGGTCTGAGAAACGTTTCGGTGATATATTGACGTTGAACGTATCAACAAAAAGCACAAAATGTCATCGGGCGTTATAGATATTCTTGTGGACATGGGTTTCAGCATATCCAAAGCGTAAGTTcgtaaataaatgttacatcGTCCTAATCTAACCTGCGATGATATTTAACTGTTTTGTTGCACAGTGAAAAGGCTTTGGAGATCACCGGTAATAAAGGCGTGGAGCCAGCGATGGAATGGTATGTGTATAACACTTTAGTCTAAACTTTGTCACATTATTAATCAcactattgatttttttattttaggctGCTGGCCCATTCGGATGAAGCTGAACCAGCACCTGAACCTTCCATAGGTGAAAGTGCTCCAGCGTTAGCTGCTGATACACCAATACAGGACAATGTCGCTAGTGCTAGCAATCAACTGGTATCTACCACTGATTGCGAGACAGCTAAATCTATGAAATGTGACGTGTACGTTGAGAAAGATAAGCTTTTAAATGTAGGAATATTTGCTTATGCAttgagatttaataattatcctttgtatataaatattactttatcagAAAGAATAtggatattattatgttttcaaaCTATTTTTGTAGATGTGGAAAACTGTTTAAATCTAATTTAGAAGTTGAGTTCCATGCTACAAAGTCTGGGCATGATAGATTTTCTGAAAGCACTGAAGAAAAGAAACCGCTTACTGAAGAAGAAAAGAGGGAACAACTGAAAATGttggaagaaaaattaaggcagaagagaaaggagagagaggaacaagaaaagaaagatgcatttgaaagggaaaaaaatagGATACGCTCAGGAAAGGAAATGTCTGAAGCTAggaaaaagtaagaaatattaataatgactagaataaattttagatagagtatgtgtaaatttatattttatttatgtaacagATTGGAAGAGTTAGAAATGAAGAAGTTATTAGAGCAAAGAAAACGAGAAAAGGcagaagagaaagaagcaAGAGAAAGAGTTAGAGCACAAATTGAAGCTGATAAAGCAGCACGACGAGCTAAAGCAACTGCTGAAAATAATCAGTCAGTTAATACAACTTCAGCTTCCTTGTGCACAATTACTTCGTCCACATCTACGCATCATAGAAAGGATTACACTGAAACTAGGCTTCAggtaactaaaataaaatgcatacataaaagtatattatagatatgtgtaatatgttttcaacaatgatattttttagctTAGGCTTACTAATGGACAAACTTTGACGCAAAGCTTTGGCAGCAAAGAACAATTGTCCGCAGTAAGATTGTTTATTGAAATGAATAGGACAGACGGTAACGGCCCCTTTCAATTAATGACTACTTTTCCCAAAAAAGTATTCACAGATGAAGATTACGATACACCATTGGACGTATTAGGTATGCTGCAttggtaatttattatattatagtatacatACTGTAGAAATAGTGTGTGctggaataattttataactcacattgatcaacatatacaat of Anoplolepis gracilipes chromosome 8, ASM4749672v1, whole genome shotgun sequence contains these proteins:
- the LOC140669115 gene encoding histone H2A yields the protein MSGRGKGGKTKGKAKTRSSRAGLQFPVGRIHRLLRKGNYAERVGAGAPVYLAAVMEYLAAEVLELAGNAARDNKKTRIIPRHLQLAIRNDEELNKLLSGVTIAQGGVLPNIQAVLLPKKTGTGGSGKGDKASQEY
- the LOC140669112 gene encoding UBX domain-containing protein 1, with amino-acid sequence MSSGVIDILVDMGFSISKAEKALEITGNKGVEPAMEWLLAHSDEAEPAPEPSIGESAPALAADTPIQDNVASASNQLVSTTDCETAKSMKCDVCGKLFKSNLEVEFHATKSGHDRFSESTEEKKPLTEEEKREQLKMLEEKLRQKRKEREEQEKKDAFEREKNRIRSGKEMSEARKKLEELEMKKLLEQRKREKAEEKEARERVRAQIEADKAARRAKATAENNQSVNTTSASLCTITSSTSTHHRKDYTETRLQLRLTNGQTLTQSFGSKEQLSAVRLFIEMNRTDGNGPFQLMTTFPKKVFTDEDYDTPLDVLGLVPSAVVIVQKKVE